Proteins encoded within one genomic window of Nonomuraea gerenzanensis:
- a CDS encoding GNAT family N-acetyltransferase, with translation MISLQRHRLTHAETGPALRALSEWTPADAPAGGLHPGDVGWHLRFDDATVLLWTQGATPVAAGFLDGPVLRVTTAPDADLGALAADAEGLLTPGADVGAPTSGAKELLTPGDGRCDGLPLPGWEPDPEESWLVMSWSPRPVSSRAEPVGEAEAADRVLVQRSAFAGSTFTVERWRTMRRSPAGGPAVEALVRTPAGEPAAAATGWFAGVGRCGLLEPVGTHPDHRGHGYGRDAVLGACAALADRGASAVAVVTPSGNDAAVALYRSAGFTVLRENRDWVRGARSASPGR, from the coding sequence ATGATCTCGCTCCAGCGGCACCGCCTGACGCACGCCGAAACCGGTCCCGCGCTGCGGGCGCTGTCGGAGTGGACGCCGGCCGACGCCCCGGCGGGCGGTCTCCATCCCGGTGACGTGGGCTGGCACCTGCGGTTCGACGACGCGACCGTCCTCCTGTGGACGCAGGGGGCGACGCCGGTGGCGGCCGGTTTCCTGGACGGCCCCGTCCTGCGCGTGACCACCGCACCCGACGCGGACCTCGGGGCGCTCGCAGCCGATGCGGAGGGACTGCTCACGCCCGGCGCGGATGTGGGCGCGCCCACGTCCGGCGCGAAGGAGCTGCTCACGCCCGGCGACGGCCGGTGCGACGGCCTGCCGCTGCCAGGGTGGGAGCCGGACCCGGAGGAGTCCTGGCTGGTCATGTCGTGGTCCCCGAGGCCGGTGTCGAGCCGGGCCGAGCCGGTCGGCGAGGCCGAGGCGGCCGACCGGGTGCTGGTGCAGCGGTCGGCCTTCGCCGGATCCACGTTCACCGTCGAACGCTGGCGCACGATGCGCCGCTCACCGGCGGGCGGGCCGGCCGTGGAGGCGCTGGTGCGTACGCCGGCGGGCGAGCCGGCGGCCGCGGCGACCGGCTGGTTCGCGGGCGTGGGCAGGTGCGGGCTGCTCGAACCGGTCGGCACCCATCCGGACCATCGCGGGCACGGCTACGGGCGCGACGCCGTGCTCGGCGCGTGCGCGGCGCTCGCCGACCGGGGTGCGAGCGCGGTCGCCGTCGTGACGCCGTCCGGCAACGACGCGGCGGTGGCGCTGTACCGATCGGCCGGGTTCACGGTGCTGCGCGAGAACCGCGACTGGGTCCGCGGGGCCCGCTCAGCCTCACCGGGCCGATGA
- a CDS encoding substrate-binding domain-containing protein: MTRYREICNDLAHRISAGVLHPGDELPGIRELAQQWHTTASTVSRAQRRLADAGVLELADRRRARIAAGAVLAARRFLQSDAVLRLAGSDDPALDLLTGTLDGKLTIVTREGSVTGLSAVRQGHADGAAIHLLHRDGVYNAPFALGMLRGMEPHLIHLWRREQGLIVPRGNPYRITGIADLKDRRISARRPGTGTRILLDRLLLAAGHDPDHLRGPQVGSHLEVALAVATGTVDAGLGVRSAATDLGLDFVSLTWEEFDIALAGHALDSAVHLVAALRTPALRQRIAALGGYDTSRSGDVTKLSAPDAAEARMAGRG, translated from the coding sequence ATGACCCGATATCGGGAAATTTGCAATGATCTCGCGCACCGGATCAGTGCCGGCGTCCTCCATCCCGGTGACGAGCTGCCGGGCATCCGCGAGCTGGCCCAGCAGTGGCACACCACGGCCTCCACCGTCAGCCGGGCACAGCGCCGGCTGGCGGACGCCGGGGTGCTGGAGCTGGCCGACCGCCGCCGTGCCCGCATCGCCGCCGGCGCCGTCCTCGCCGCCCGGCGGTTCCTGCAGTCGGACGCGGTCCTCAGACTCGCGGGCAGCGACGACCCGGCCCTCGACCTGCTCACCGGGACGCTCGACGGGAAGCTGACCATCGTCACGCGCGAGGGCAGCGTCACCGGTCTCAGCGCGGTCCGCCAGGGCCACGCCGACGGGGCGGCCATCCACCTGCTGCACCGCGACGGGGTCTACAACGCGCCCTTCGCGCTCGGCATGCTGCGCGGCATGGAGCCGCACCTGATCCACCTCTGGCGGCGCGAGCAGGGTCTGATCGTGCCGCGCGGCAACCCGTACCGCATCACCGGGATCGCCGACCTCAAGGACCGGCGGATCTCCGCCCGCCGTCCGGGCACCGGCACCCGCATCCTCCTGGACCGGCTCCTGCTGGCCGCCGGCCACGACCCGGACCACCTGCGGGGGCCGCAGGTGGGCTCCCACCTCGAAGTCGCCCTGGCCGTCGCCACCGGCACCGTGGACGCCGGCCTCGGGGTCCGCTCCGCCGCGACCGACCTGGGGCTCGACTTCGTCTCGCTGACCTGGGAGGAATTCGACATCGCACTGGCGGGGCACGCTCTCGACTCGGCCGTCCACCTCGTCGCCGCCCTGCGCACGCCTGCCCTGCGGCAGCGGATCGCCGCGCTGGGCGGCTACGACACCTCACGGTCGGGCGACGTCACGAAGCTCTCCGCCCCGGATGCTGCGGAGGCTCGGATGGCGGGGCGCGGCTGA